In Bacillus sp. SB49, a single window of DNA contains:
- a CDS encoding metal-dependent hydrolase has translation MKVSYHGHSVIKVEANGKTILFDPFISGNGNTDLKADEVEADVILLTHGHNDHVGDTVEIAKRTGAKIVAPFELAEYLGNKGVDTHPMSIGGGHEFDFGHVKFTQAFHGSSYTEEDGTIVYTGMPMGILLTIDGKTIYHAGDTGLFSDMKLIGERNDIDLAFLPIGDNFTMGPEDALTAAEWIQAKQVVPIHYNTFELIEQDGKGFANKVQPGKGTVLEPGDEITI, from the coding sequence ATGAAAGTATCCTATCATGGACATTCAGTTATCAAGGTTGAAGCGAATGGAAAGACGATCCTGTTCGACCCATTCATATCAGGGAACGGGAATACAGATTTAAAGGCAGACGAAGTAGAAGCAGACGTCATCCTTCTGACGCACGGGCACAACGACCACGTCGGGGATACGGTGGAGATAGCAAAGCGCACCGGTGCTAAAATCGTGGCTCCCTTTGAGTTAGCAGAGTATTTGGGGAATAAAGGAGTCGACACCCATCCGATGTCGATCGGCGGAGGTCATGAATTCGACTTTGGACATGTGAAGTTCACGCAAGCCTTCCACGGTTCTTCCTATACGGAAGAAGACGGTACGATCGTTTACACAGGAATGCCGATGGGGATTTTATTAACGATTGACGGGAAAACGATCTACCATGCAGGTGATACCGGCTTGTTTTCTGATATGAAATTGATTGGTGAAAGAAATGATATCGACTTGGCTTTTCTTCCAATCGGTGATAATTTCACCATGGGGCCGGAAGATGCGTTGACGGCAGCAGAGTGGATCCAAGCAAAACAGGTCGTTCCAATCCATTACAACACGTTTGAGTTAATTGAGCAGGATGGGAAAGGTTTTGCGAACAAGGTGCAACCTGGAAAAGGAACAGTGCTTGAACCTGGAGATGAAATTACAATATAA
- a CDS encoding DUF350 domain-containing protein — protein sequence MEPFLITLGYFAIAIAVVVIGLVIFEWMTRQYKDWDEVKEGNQAVALSIAGKVIGICIVLSFAIYHSLTVWDTLIWGAFGVVLQMVAYVLFELFTRKFSVETQLKNNNTAVGIISVGVSIGLALVIGASIT from the coding sequence ATGGAGCCATTTTTAATTACACTGGGTTACTTTGCAATTGCCATTGCAGTCGTAGTCATAGGGTTAGTCATCTTTGAATGGATGACCAGACAATACAAGGACTGGGATGAAGTAAAAGAGGGAAATCAAGCAGTGGCGTTGTCCATTGCTGGAAAAGTGATCGGAATCTGTATCGTTCTTTCGTTCGCTATTTATCACAGCCTTACTGTATGGGATACGTTGATATGGGGAGCGTTCGGTGTCGTATTGCAAATGGTCGCATATGTGTTATTCGAGCTTTTCACTAGAAAGTTCTCTGTAGAGACGCAGTTGAAGAATAATAATACGGCAGTGGGGATCATTTCTGTAGGGGTCTCCATAGGACTGGCGCTTGTCATTGGAGCTTCGATTACATAA
- a CDS encoding bile acid:sodium symporter family protein: MRALAKASQFVSSTFALWVVLFAALSFFLPSGFTWIAPYIVPLLGIIMFGMGLTLSKKDFQEVFKRPKDVAIGVGAQFVLMPILAFLLVNILPVSPEIAVGVILVGCCPGGTSSNVMTYLSKGDTALSVAVTSVSTLLAPFLTPFLIWVFASQWLSVSASDLFISIVKVVLVPILLGLVVKAVLKEKVEAGVKALPLVSVVSIVAIVGAVVSVNQAQIAQTGAVIFAIVFLHNILGYAAGYGLGKLFRMKAPQKRAIAIEVGMQNSGLGASLAAVHFSPLAAVPSAIFSVWHNISGPIIATIFRKQQEKKETKAENFHKSA, from the coding sequence ATGAGAGCATTAGCAAAAGCAAGTCAATTCGTAAGCAGTACCTTCGCCCTCTGGGTCGTTTTATTTGCGGCATTATCCTTTTTTCTGCCTTCCGGTTTCACATGGATCGCTCCTTATATCGTTCCGCTTCTCGGAATCATCATGTTCGGAATGGGGCTGACCCTCTCCAAAAAGGACTTCCAAGAGGTGTTCAAGCGTCCCAAAGACGTTGCCATCGGAGTCGGGGCTCAGTTTGTACTCATGCCGATCCTTGCATTCCTACTTGTAAACATTCTTCCTGTTTCTCCGGAAATTGCGGTAGGAGTCATCCTCGTCGGATGCTGTCCTGGAGGTACTTCCTCCAACGTCATGACTTATTTATCCAAGGGGGATACCGCACTTTCTGTAGCCGTCACCTCTGTATCGACGCTGCTGGCACCATTCCTGACTCCATTTTTAATCTGGGTCTTCGCAAGCCAGTGGCTGTCCGTATCGGCGTCTGACTTGTTTATATCCATTGTAAAGGTGGTACTCGTACCTATTCTGCTGGGATTGGTAGTGAAGGCTGTTTTGAAAGAGAAGGTGGAAGCGGGGGTTAAAGCACTGCCGCTCGTATCTGTCGTCAGCATCGTAGCCATTGTCGGTGCGGTCGTGAGCGTCAACCAAGCACAAATCGCTCAAACCGGAGCTGTCATTTTTGCTATTGTTTTTCTTCACAATATACTCGGGTACGCGGCAGGTTACGGGCTTGGCAAGCTGTTCCGCATGAAAGCACCTCAAAAACGCGCCATCGCTATTGAAGTCGGAATGCAGAATTCTGGACTCGGAGCATCGCTCGCAGCTGTCCACTTCAGTCCACTTGCAGCTGTACCTAGTGCCATCTTCAGCGTATGGCATAACATTTCCGGACCGATCATTGCGACAATTTTTCGGAAACAACAAGAGAAGAAAGAGACAAAGGCGGAGAACTTTCACAAATCAGCGTAA
- a CDS encoding DUF4178 domain-containing protein yields the protein MGFFSRLFSKTEKQQSSVEERTVLNIQVGDIITYDLADYEVVGKITYRDGSYEWFSYQLLEGDTTKWLAAEMDDELELGIYETVQMPVQMPYPKQLTHEGKTFYKDEEGEARVTGEGRSKNINGRTTRYAEYVSEDEETYLSLESWGSEVEASAGYDVEPYEIKIIAGSK from the coding sequence TTGGGTTTCTTTTCAAGGCTTTTTTCAAAAACAGAAAAACAGCAATCAAGCGTAGAAGAAAGAACGGTCTTAAACATACAGGTCGGGGATATCATCACCTACGATTTGGCAGACTATGAAGTAGTAGGTAAAATCACGTATAGAGATGGATCATATGAATGGTTCTCTTATCAACTTCTCGAAGGGGATACGACCAAATGGCTCGCTGCTGAAATGGATGATGAATTGGAACTGGGGATCTATGAAACCGTTCAGATGCCCGTTCAAATGCCTTACCCGAAGCAGCTGACACACGAGGGGAAGACTTTCTATAAGGACGAGGAAGGCGAAGCGCGTGTCACCGGTGAAGGAAGAAGTAAAAACATAAACGGAAGGACGACGAGGTATGCGGAGTATGTTTCGGAAGATGAGGAGACTTACTTGAGTCTGGAGTCCTGGGGCAGCGAAGTGGAAGCAAGTGCAGGATATGATGTTGAACCATACGAAATAAAAATTATTGCAGGTTCGAAATAA
- the ytrI gene encoding sporulation membrane protein YtrI, with protein sequence MQFPPYHKKKEWRRLFAGIVLGAVIGYLFFLYVHGQLQEKYTEEYIEMNAKMNEMEAKYEGLLKNQEEDPQAKPLSVKDIAVSYTNAKKLNIDLLTQHELTTLVKQQLASIPGKDIKVVGSQVDLMIASVESKSYAVDDLSYELKVERLVVYETLSLNLEIIISP encoded by the coding sequence ATGCAGTTTCCTCCTTATCATAAAAAAAAGGAGTGGAGGCGTTTATTTGCCGGCATTGTATTAGGAGCGGTCATCGGCTATTTGTTTTTCCTTTATGTACATGGACAGCTCCAAGAAAAATATACAGAAGAATATATTGAAATGAATGCCAAGATGAACGAAATGGAAGCAAAGTATGAAGGGCTTCTAAAAAACCAGGAAGAAGATCCACAAGCGAAGCCGCTGAGCGTCAAAGACATCGCCGTATCCTACACCAATGCAAAGAAACTGAATATTGATTTGTTGACACAGCACGAATTAACAACCCTTGTTAAACAACAATTAGCGTCCATCCCCGGGAAAGATATTAAAGTCGTGGGTAGTCAAGTCGATCTGATGATCGCATCAGTGGAAAGTAAAAGTTATGCTGTTGACGACCTCTCCTATGAACTTAAGGTAGAACGCCTGGTCGTCTACGAAACCCTTTCGTTGAATCTAGAAATCATCATATCCCCATGA
- a CDS encoding DUF4247 domain-containing protein yields MKNYTGLIFIGIIALAVIINLFNSGDAQRGMSGSVAESTYENLPEEPDRSEILEDIENSDAQSAEVLIRNNFPLLDVVNTDQGTSEVYATRQLSLPETADALSEAIPPEEISERQDGKQVLVYDDDFVIIQESEEEPGVVTMEIASDEFVRNNYSPSFFNGLFAGYLLNRMLGSNNWYDQRRSSCQAAGDCYGGYGSYNSGSGAGSIRSSNNRGGGPGVGK; encoded by the coding sequence GTGAAGAATTATACCGGTCTCATCTTCATTGGTATCATCGCACTTGCTGTCATTATTAATCTTTTTAACAGCGGGGATGCACAAAGAGGGATGTCGGGGTCTGTTGCCGAAAGTACTTATGAGAACCTTCCTGAAGAACCGGATCGTTCGGAAATTCTGGAAGATATTGAAAATTCGGATGCGCAGTCTGCAGAAGTATTGATTCGAAACAATTTTCCTTTATTGGATGTAGTGAATACGGATCAAGGTACGTCAGAGGTGTATGCGACCCGCCAATTATCCTTGCCGGAAACAGCAGATGCCTTGTCAGAAGCGATTCCCCCGGAGGAAATTAGTGAAAGGCAGGATGGGAAACAGGTTCTTGTATATGATGATGACTTTGTCATCATACAAGAGAGTGAAGAAGAACCAGGGGTTGTAACCATGGAAATAGCTTCCGATGAGTTCGTAAGGAATAATTACTCACCGAGCTTCTTCAATGGATTATTCGCCGGATACCTTCTTAATCGGATGCTGGGTTCAAATAATTGGTATGATCAGCGCCGTTCTTCCTGTCAGGCAGCTGGAGATTGTTATGGCGGTTATGGAAGCTACAATTCTGGTTCCGGCGCCGGATCAATCAGAAGTTCGAATAATCGCGGGGGCGGCCCCGGAGTAGGGAAATAA
- a CDS encoding YtpI family protein, with translation MIIFPILILVSFVLYLYYKVMIFRTKDPLTQEYLNSKSRVFLGSFIFFFGINQYVFYQTKLSLFIGIVFLLLGIFQTRLGWKASKHYQAEYRKHETPTAP, from the coding sequence ATGATTATTTTTCCGATTCTCATATTGGTTTCCTTTGTTCTTTACCTGTACTACAAAGTGATGATATTCCGGACAAAAGACCCGCTGACCCAGGAATACTTGAACAGCAAATCCCGGGTTTTCCTCGGAAGTTTCATTTTCTTTTTCGGTATTAACCAGTATGTATTTTATCAGACCAAGCTGTCCTTGTTTATAGGAATCGTTTTTCTTCTACTCGGTATCTTTCAAACGAGACTCGGCTGGAAAGCAAGTAAACATTACCAGGCGGAATACCGAAAACATGAAACACCAACCGCCCCTTGA
- the dnaE gene encoding DNA polymerase III subunit alpha: MTFTHLNVKSGFSLMESTVKIPELVDEAKRLGFQSLALTDENTMSGSVSFYRACKQKGIKPLIGLKTRIEDQDLHYPVLLFAENNEGYKNLLQLSSAIQLEGRPVSLDLLEQKRSGLIVVLLTSQSPWAQTIASRMFDHIKDSLNRWRHMVGEDNFYLAIQDLDLHEERQLHQPLQEWSKREGVPVVAIGDVRYLKKEDAAAYESLKAIEANTRFSGETAGARFYLKKTEEMENYFQEWWPGVLRATEEIAERVNLALSFDQQLLPTYPTPGGVRADRYLEELCLKALAKKYPATYKAAEERLHKELSVITSMNFSDYFLIVWDFLAYAKKQGIHAGPGRGSAAGSLVAYLLNITQVDPLEYDLLFERFLNPERITMPDIDIDFPDHRRDEVIAYVAEKYGADHVAQICTFGTFAVRSVLRELFKVLAVDESDAAFILKQIPKTAPSTITEIVRDSEELSDYIRNSPKLQRLFQIATKLEGLPRHVSTHAAGVVISERPLQEYTALMDGHNGIPLTQLAMGDLEKVGLLKIDFLGLRNLTFIEKMEGKIKRFRDSSFSVERIPLDDEKTFQLLEQGRTNGVFQLESQGMKGVLRRLRPSHFEDVVAVNALYRPGPMDYIPDFISRKQGNQAMELPHPDLKGILDKTYGVLVYQEQIMQVAQLVAGYSLGEADLLRRAISKKQSGILEDEREKFLKGCRNRGYTEAVARQVFEWIVKFANYGFNRSHAVAYSLISYRLAYMKAHYPSYFLAELINSYVGDRDKLTLYLREAKESGLKVLPPSINRSHIVAKDEQGAIRIGLLSVKGVGYQAAQAVVEERGNGRFRSLNDFCLRVRTKIVTRGVIESLILAGAFDETHENRAALLASIDQALEQGELFKEFQDQPGFFGNEFEMELIEVDPFPPLKLLAMEKEVLGTYMSEHPLEHHRQLLQERGINSLNKVVNIKGTVKTAGVVETIREIRTKRGESMAFATLGDETTELEAVIFPDSYRNIKRWLQEQMLVTVTGKVEERNGRKQLIINEASVFNVEEKPTASEQRLFIKVTKETEPIAMEKLKKVSGYFPGNIPVFIFKSQERKTYRLGELYNLSASPECMEILTGYFGDDSVALKEYSKDTKN; this comes from the coding sequence ATGACTTTTACTCATTTGAATGTAAAGAGCGGTTTCAGCTTAATGGAAAGCACGGTGAAAATTCCCGAACTTGTAGATGAAGCAAAAAGGTTGGGGTTTCAATCGCTTGCTTTGACGGATGAGAATACGATGAGTGGATCGGTCTCCTTTTACCGGGCCTGCAAGCAGAAGGGGATCAAACCTCTAATCGGGCTTAAAACGAGAATCGAGGATCAGGACCTTCACTACCCTGTCCTTCTTTTCGCAGAGAATAACGAAGGCTATAAAAATCTTTTGCAGCTCAGTTCCGCTATCCAGCTGGAAGGGCGGCCGGTATCCCTGGACCTGCTTGAACAGAAGCGCAGCGGTCTGATCGTCGTTCTGCTGACCTCTCAGTCCCCCTGGGCGCAGACGATTGCCAGTCGTATGTTTGACCATATAAAGGACTCCTTAAACCGGTGGCGGCATATGGTAGGAGAGGATAATTTCTATTTGGCAATCCAGGATCTCGATCTTCATGAAGAAAGACAGCTTCATCAACCGCTCCAGGAGTGGTCAAAGAGGGAGGGGGTCCCGGTCGTAGCAATTGGAGACGTCCGTTACCTGAAAAAAGAGGATGCTGCGGCATATGAAAGCTTGAAGGCTATAGAAGCGAATACCCGCTTCTCAGGGGAAACAGCAGGAGCGCGCTTCTATCTAAAAAAAACGGAGGAAATGGAAAACTATTTTCAAGAATGGTGGCCGGGAGTGTTGAGAGCGACGGAGGAGATTGCAGAGAGGGTAAACCTTGCACTTTCGTTCGACCAGCAGCTTCTGCCCACGTACCCAACACCTGGAGGCGTCCGTGCGGATCGTTATCTGGAGGAACTTTGTTTAAAAGCTTTAGCAAAGAAATACCCGGCAACTTACAAGGCGGCGGAAGAGCGCTTACATAAAGAGTTGTCCGTTATCACATCGATGAATTTCAGCGATTATTTTCTAATTGTATGGGACTTTCTTGCTTATGCGAAGAAGCAGGGCATACACGCAGGCCCGGGACGTGGATCCGCAGCAGGATCATTGGTGGCGTATCTTCTTAATATTACTCAAGTCGACCCGTTAGAGTATGATTTACTCTTTGAAAGGTTTTTGAATCCTGAACGGATCACTATGCCTGATATTGATATCGATTTCCCTGATCACCGCAGGGATGAAGTCATCGCCTACGTTGCTGAAAAATATGGAGCGGATCATGTTGCTCAAATTTGTACGTTCGGCACATTCGCCGTCCGAAGTGTCCTGAGGGAGCTCTTCAAAGTTCTCGCGGTTGATGAAAGTGATGCAGCCTTCATATTAAAACAAATACCAAAAACGGCACCGTCCACGATCACGGAAATCGTGAGAGATTCAGAAGAATTGAGTGACTACATCCGAAATTCACCGAAATTGCAGCGACTCTTTCAAATTGCTACGAAGTTGGAAGGGCTGCCGCGGCACGTTTCCACCCATGCGGCAGGTGTTGTGATCAGCGAGCGGCCGCTCCAGGAATATACAGCACTCATGGACGGACATAACGGGATTCCATTGACGCAGCTGGCCATGGGGGACTTGGAAAAAGTCGGATTGTTGAAGATCGACTTCCTTGGACTGCGGAACCTGACCTTCATCGAGAAGATGGAGGGGAAAATAAAGCGGTTCCGGGATTCCAGTTTCTCTGTAGAGCGTATACCGCTTGATGATGAGAAAACGTTCCAGCTGCTCGAACAAGGACGTACAAACGGGGTCTTCCAATTGGAATCCCAGGGAATGAAAGGTGTGCTGCGTCGTCTTCGTCCCTCTCATTTCGAGGATGTCGTAGCTGTTAACGCTCTTTATCGGCCCGGCCCTATGGATTATATACCGGATTTTATATCGCGGAAACAAGGGAACCAGGCAATGGAACTTCCACATCCCGATTTGAAAGGGATTCTGGACAAGACGTACGGTGTCCTTGTCTATCAAGAACAGATTATGCAGGTTGCGCAACTGGTCGCCGGATATTCTTTAGGCGAGGCGGATTTACTGCGAAGAGCAATCAGTAAAAAGCAGTCCGGAATACTAGAAGACGAACGGGAGAAGTTTCTAAAAGGATGCAGAAATCGCGGCTACACCGAGGCGGTCGCCCGGCAGGTGTTCGAATGGATTGTCAAATTTGCCAACTACGGATTTAACCGAAGTCACGCGGTCGCCTATAGTCTGATATCCTATCGTCTCGCGTATATGAAAGCACATTACCCTTCTTACTTCCTTGCAGAGCTGATCAACTCTTATGTAGGTGACAGGGATAAGCTCACCCTTTACTTGCGAGAGGCGAAAGAAAGTGGACTGAAGGTACTTCCTCCTTCGATCAACCGCAGTCACATTGTTGCAAAAGATGAACAAGGTGCCATCCGCATCGGCCTCCTTTCCGTGAAGGGGGTAGGCTATCAAGCGGCCCAGGCTGTTGTAGAAGAAAGAGGCAATGGAAGATTCCGCAGCTTGAATGACTTCTGTCTTCGTGTTCGGACGAAGATCGTCACTCGCGGGGTGATAGAGTCGTTAATACTTGCGGGTGCCTTTGATGAAACCCATGAGAATCGTGCGGCGCTGCTTGCAAGTATCGACCAGGCACTGGAACAGGGAGAGTTATTTAAAGAATTCCAGGACCAGCCCGGCTTCTTCGGAAATGAATTTGAAATGGAACTGATAGAAGTGGACCCGTTTCCTCCATTAAAACTTTTGGCTATGGAAAAAGAAGTTCTGGGTACTTATATGTCAGAACACCCCTTGGAACACCACCGGCAGCTGCTTCAGGAGAGAGGGATCAATTCTTTGAATAAGGTCGTTAACATCAAAGGAACGGTCAAGACAGCAGGTGTAGTAGAGACGATAAGGGAAATCAGGACCAAACGGGGAGAGTCGATGGCATTTGCCACGCTCGGTGATGAAACGACAGAGCTGGAGGCGGTTATTTTTCCTGATTCTTACCGTAATATAAAGCGATGGCTGCAAGAGCAGATGCTTGTAACGGTTACAGGTAAAGTCGAGGAAAGGAACGGCAGAAAGCAGTTGATCATCAACGAAGCGTCTGTTTTCAATGTCGAAGAGAAACCGACAGCTTCCGAGCAACGTCTGTTCATTAAAGTAACCAAAGAGACAGAACCGATTGCAATGGAGAAACTGAAAAAAGTGTCCGGCTATTTCCCGGGGAATATTCCGGTCTTCATATTTAAATCACAGGAAAGAAAGACATACAGGTTGGGGGAATTGTACAACCTGTCTGCGTCTCCTGAGTGCATGGAGATCTTGACGGGGTACTTCGGGGATGATTCCGTAGCGTTGAAAGAGTACAGCAAAGATACGAAAAATTAA
- a CDS encoding YtrH family sporulation protein yields MEDRLVISMIQCFFIAFGVIVGGTIIGSIGSYLTGEAPLTSMFRIAKGLRIWAIVAAIGGTFDAISNFEKGIFDGSTFDIFKQVMIIVAAMGGVKAALLLFEWLLGEEVT; encoded by the coding sequence ATGGAAGATCGTCTGGTTATTTCGATGATACAGTGCTTCTTTATCGCTTTTGGAGTTATTGTAGGAGGGACAATCATCGGCAGCATCGGGAGTTATCTGACCGGAGAAGCTCCTCTTACCTCCATGTTCCGGATTGCAAAAGGGCTCAGGATATGGGCCATAGTCGCCGCTATTGGTGGAACATTCGATGCCATCAGCAATTTTGAAAAAGGGATATTCGATGGTTCTACCTTCGATATCTTCAAGCAAGTGATGATAATCGTCGCTGCCATGGGTGGAGTGAAAGCCGCTCTCCTTTTATTTGAATGGCTGCTAGGTGAAGAGGTGACGTGA
- a CDS encoding DHH family phosphoesterase, with protein MSKPKQIVEQIKKYETIIIHRHVRPDPDAYGSQGGLAGIIKESFPEKKVYVTGTGEPSLNYLQTMDAVPDEAFEEALVIVCDTANQARIDDARYDSGAALIKIDHHPEVDKYGDIQWVDTSSSSTSEMIYQLYKENQEEGLRLNDNSARLIYAGIVGDTGRFLFPSTTNKTLGYAAELVRFDFDRPALFKEMYKTPLNVARLKGYVLQNFERHASGYSTIRLDKETLKKFDVTVTETSQLVGLLGDIEGILAWAFFVEEEDTIRVRLRSRGPVINGVAAKFNGGGHPMASGASASSWEETEQLAAELESVCRQYKEEQQ; from the coding sequence ATGAGTAAGCCAAAACAAATAGTCGAACAGATTAAGAAATATGAAACCATCATTATTCACCGTCATGTCCGCCCAGATCCGGACGCTTACGGCTCTCAAGGAGGGCTTGCCGGGATTATTAAAGAATCGTTTCCGGAGAAAAAAGTCTATGTGACTGGAACGGGTGAACCGTCTCTTAACTATCTCCAAACGATGGATGCTGTTCCGGATGAAGCGTTTGAGGAAGCACTGGTAATCGTGTGTGATACTGCCAATCAAGCGAGAATCGACGATGCTAGATACGACAGCGGGGCGGCGCTTATTAAAATCGACCACCATCCCGAAGTGGATAAATATGGCGACATCCAGTGGGTTGATACGTCATCCAGCTCTACTTCCGAAATGATTTATCAATTATATAAAGAGAATCAAGAGGAAGGTCTGCGGTTAAATGACAATTCAGCCCGGCTTATATACGCGGGGATTGTCGGAGATACCGGCCGATTCCTGTTCCCCAGTACAACAAACAAGACGCTCGGCTATGCGGCGGAACTGGTTCGATTTGACTTTGACAGACCAGCTTTATTTAAGGAAATGTACAAAACTCCTTTGAATGTAGCTCGATTGAAAGGGTATGTCCTGCAAAATTTTGAACGGCATGCTTCTGGTTATTCCACGATCCGCCTGGATAAGGAAACACTGAAAAAGTTTGATGTAACAGTCACAGAGACGAGTCAGCTTGTCGGCCTGCTCGGGGATATTGAAGGTATTCTTGCATGGGCCTTCTTTGTGGAAGAGGAAGATACGATCCGTGTCCGTCTTCGCTCCAGAGGTCCTGTCATAAATGGGGTTGCAGCCAAATTTAACGGCGGAGGACATCCGATGGCTTCCGGTGCTTCTGCTTCATCCTGGGAGGAAACAGAACAATTGGCAGCGGAGCTCGAATCCGTATGCCGGCAATACAAAGAAGAGCAGCAGTGA
- a CDS encoding PspA/IM30 family protein encodes MFKFFKRVKTVVGSELNAMLDKAEDPVKMLDQFMRDMENDIREAESAVAKQIANEKMLKRKYDDSQALADKRMKQAEKALEAGNEDLARRALEDKNNHQEQAEQLKASWERAQQDANTLREKLDDMKKEYQEMKLKKDSLKARAESAKTRTKMNRTMSSIGGDESRQGFERMEEKVMQFEAEAETSDDMTSASRSLDDEFEALDDKGNVDSELEALKRKMNKE; translated from the coding sequence ATGTTTAAATTTTTCAAGCGAGTGAAAACAGTGGTTGGATCGGAATTGAATGCGATGTTGGATAAAGCAGAAGACCCGGTGAAAATGCTGGATCAGTTCATGCGCGATATGGAGAACGATATTCGGGAAGCCGAGAGTGCTGTAGCCAAGCAGATTGCGAACGAGAAAATGTTAAAGCGTAAGTACGATGACTCTCAGGCATTAGCTGATAAGCGGATGAAGCAGGCGGAAAAAGCGCTGGAAGCAGGTAACGAAGATTTGGCACGACGCGCTTTAGAAGATAAGAACAACCACCAGGAACAAGCAGAGCAGTTGAAAGCTTCCTGGGAACGTGCGCAGCAGGATGCCAATACGCTTAGAGAAAAGCTCGATGACATGAAGAAAGAATATCAGGAAATGAAATTGAAGAAAGACTCACTGAAAGCACGTGCAGAATCGGCGAAGACAAGGACAAAGATGAACCGTACGATGTCCAGTATCGGAGGGGACGAATCACGTCAGGGATTTGAGCGTATGGAAGAGAAGGTCATGCAGTTTGAGGCGGAGGCGGAAACGAGCGATGACATGACATCTGCCAGCCGTTCTCTTGATGATGAATTCGAAGCGCTTGATGATAAGGGTAATGTGGATAGCGAACTCGAAGCCTTGAAGCGTAAAATGAATAAAGAATAA
- a CDS encoding CBS domain-containing protein — MATKHEQILEHIESLSVGSKISVRGIAKALNVSEGTAYRAIKEAENQDLVSTMERVGTIRIEKKKKENIERLTFAEIVNIVDGQVLGGREGLYKTLNKFVIGAMKLEAMMRYTEAGSLLIVGNRTNAHELAVQEGAAVLVTGGFDTSDAVKKLADEKKLPVISTSYDTFTVATMINRAIYDQLIKKEIVLVDDIYTAYEDSKFLKTTDSVDHWHDLNEETKHSRYPVVDSQNRVVGIVTSKDVIGKSADTKIDKVMTKNPMTVHPKTSLANAAHVMVWEGIELMPVVDAAQKLQGIISRQDVLKALQHIQRQPQVGETIDDLATNRMEVQAEEGEPVKWKTKVTPQMTNQLGTMSYGVFISLITESSSRLLRKHKKGDLVVENISVYFIKPVQIDSEIEISPQILEVGRKFAKVDVEVHQGKAIVGKALLMAQLIDR; from the coding sequence ATGGCTACAAAGCACGAACAAATTCTTGAACACATCGAATCACTCTCCGTTGGAAGCAAAATATCCGTGCGCGGAATCGCTAAAGCATTGAACGTAAGTGAAGGAACGGCATACAGGGCAATTAAAGAAGCGGAAAACCAGGATCTTGTCAGCACAATGGAACGCGTGGGTACAATCCGAATTGAGAAGAAAAAGAAAGAAAACATCGAGCGGCTCACGTTTGCTGAGATTGTAAATATTGTAGATGGTCAGGTGCTTGGTGGCAGAGAAGGGCTGTACAAGACACTAAATAAGTTCGTTATAGGCGCGATGAAGCTGGAAGCCATGATGCGATACACAGAAGCAGGGTCTCTTCTTATCGTGGGGAACCGTACGAATGCTCATGAACTGGCCGTCCAGGAGGGTGCTGCAGTATTGGTAACCGGTGGTTTCGATACGAGCGATGCGGTTAAGAAGCTTGCAGATGAAAAGAAGCTGCCTGTCATTTCAACCAGTTACGATACATTTACCGTCGCAACGATGATCAACAGGGCGATATACGATCAGCTGATCAAAAAGGAAATCGTATTGGTGGATGATATTTATACAGCCTACGAGGATTCTAAGTTTTTAAAGACGACGGACAGCGTTGATCACTGGCATGACCTGAACGAAGAAACAAAACACAGCCGTTACCCCGTCGTGGATTCTCAAAATCGAGTGGTCGGCATCGTCACTTCCAAAGACGTAATAGGAAAGAGTGCCGATACGAAAATTGACAAGGTGATGACGAAGAACCCTATGACCGTCCATCCGAAAACATCGCTTGCCAATGCTGCTCACGTAATGGTATGGGAAGGAATCGAGTTGATGCCTGTCGTAGATGCTGCTCAGAAACTGCAGGGAATCATCTCCAGGCAGGACGTGCTGAAGGCTCTCCAGCATATACAACGGCAGCCACAGGTTGGTGAAACCATCGACGACCTTGCCACAAACCGTATGGAAGTACAGGCGGAAGAAGGTGAGCCTGTAAAGTGGAAGACAAAAGTCACACCCCAAATGACCAACCAGCTCGGCACGATGTCCTATGGCGTCTTTATATCGCTTATTACAGAGTCCTCCTCAAGGCTGCTTCGGAAACATAAAAAAGGGGACCTTGTCGTTGAGAATATATCCGTTTATTTCATCAAACCGGTTCAGATCGATAGCGAAATTGAAATAAGTCCGCAGATATTAGAAGTCGGTCGGAAATTCGCTAAGGTGGATGTAGAGGTCCACCAAGGGAAGGCAATTGTTGGAAAAGCCTTGCTCATGGCCCAATTAATTGATAGATGA